In a single window of the Cervus elaphus chromosome 1, mCerEla1.1, whole genome shotgun sequence genome:
- the MPZL3 gene encoding myelin protein zero-like protein 3, with protein sequence MQQSGVPGSRGCALCPLLGVLFFQGVYVIFSLEIKADAHVRGYVGENIKLRCTFKSSSSITDKLTIDWTYRPPSSSRTESIFHYQSFQYPTTAGTFRDRISWVGDVYKGDASISISNPTMKDNGTFSCAVKNPPDVHHNIPATELTVTERGFGTMLSSVALLSILVFIPSTVVVILLLVRMGRKSAGLKKRSKSGYKKSSIEVSDDTDQEGGDCMAKLCVRCAECVDSDYEETY encoded by the exons ATGCAGCAGAGCGGGGTTCCTGGAAGCCGTGGCTGCGCTCTGTGCCCACTGCTGGGTGTCCTGTTCTTCCAGG gtgtttatgtcatcttttccCTGGAGATTAAAGCGGATGCCCATGTCCGGGGTTATGTTGGAGAAAATATCAAGTTGAGATGCACCTTCAAGTCATCCTCTTCTATCACAGACAAACTCACCATAGACTGGACATACCGGCCTCCGAGCAGCAGTCGCACGGAATCG ATTTTTCATTATCAGTCTTTCCAGTACCCAACCACAGCTGGCACTTTTCGGGATCGGATTTCCTGGGTTGGAGATGTATACAAAGGGGATGCATCCATAAGCATAAGCAATCCTACCATGAAGGACAATGGGACATTCAGCTGTGCTGTGAAAAACCCCCCAGATGTGCACCATAATATTCCGGCGACAGAGCTGACAGTCACAGAAAGGG gtTTTGGCACGATGCTGTCCTCTGTGGCCCTTCTTTCCATTCTTGTCTTCATTCCCTCAACTGTAGTGGTTATTCTGCTACTGGTGAGAATGGGGAGGAAGTCTGCGGGGCTGAAGAAGAGGAGCAAGTCTGGCTATAAGAAGTCGTCTATTGAGGTTTCAGATGA CACTGACCAGGAAGGGGGTGACTGCATGGCGAAGCTTTGTGTTCGTTGTGCTGAGTGTGTG GATTCAGACTATGAAGAGACATATTGA